Proteins encoded in a region of the Rutidosis leptorrhynchoides isolate AG116_Rl617_1_P2 chromosome 9, CSIRO_AGI_Rlap_v1, whole genome shotgun sequence genome:
- the LOC139866128 gene encoding calmodulin-binding protein 60 E, translated as MDRRVEKRGYEDEDDGFIPQSKKPKIPALASVIVEALKVDSLQRLSSSLEPLFRRIVSEEVERALTKFGHGQIAGRSSPPRIQGPEDNILQLQFRTRMPPHLFTGGKVEGEQGAAIHVVLLDTKTGNVMQNGPESSSKLNIVVLEGDFNDENSENWSLDHFENHEVKAREGKRPLLTGELQVTLNEGVGTLGDLTFTDNSSWIRSRKFRLGLKVASGYCVGIRIQEAKTEAFAVKDHRGELYKKHYPPTLQDEVWRLDRIAKDGALHKKLIKSEVVTVEDFLRVLVKDPQRLRNILGSGMSNRMWENTVEHAKTCVLGGKLYVYYSDLGHTSGAIFNHIYELRGVIADGQFVPLESLSHNQKISVDSLVKRAYENWNRVIEYDGKVLNALTFSAPPAHNMIEHPFINPDPVMGVSTSSHHQPVISGNTDYGSTETSYDGSGDWSDPQGHRFGDSFSEEVRMRSSEMLETDDMQKLLRSFGVGPTGPSYGIYDDGSYGYNVPPEPQVGPVYTQGHGRGSAKAVVGWLKLKAALRWGIFIRKKAAERRAQLVELD; from the exons ATGGATAGGAGAGTGGAAAAGAGAGGTTATGAGGATGAAGATGATGGCTTTATACCTCAATCCAAAAAACCGAAAATACCGGCTTTAGCAAG TGTAATTGTGGAAGCACTTAAGGTTGATAGCTTGCAAAGACTTAGCTCATCATTAGAGCCACTTTTCCGAAGAATT GTTAGCGAAGAAGTGGAGCGTGCTTTGACTAAATTTGGGCATGGTCAAATTGCCGGAAG ATCATCACCACCCCGAATACAAGGACCAGAAGATAATATTTTGCAACTACAGTTTAGAACAAGGATGCCACCTCATCTGTTTACAGGTGGAAAAGTTGAGGGAGAACAAGGAGCTGCGATtcatgttgttttgttagatacaAAAACAGGAAATGTAATGCAAAACGGACCCGAGTCATCATCAAAACTTAACATAGTGGTGCTAGAAGGTGACTTTAATGATGAAAACAGTGAAAATTGGAGCCTGGACCATTTTGAAAACCATGAAGTTAAAGCCCGTGAAGGGAAACGGCCCCTTTTAACAGGGGAGTTACAAGTAACGTTGAATGAAGGTGTAGGGACTTTGGGTGATCTTACGTTTACTGATAACTCGAGTTGGATTAGAAGCAGAAAGTTTAGGCTTGGTTTGAAAGTAGCTTCTGGATATTGTGTTGGAATCAGAATTCAGGAAGCTAAAACTGAGGCATTCGCGGTTAAAGATCATAGAGGAGAAT TGTACAAGAAACACTATCCGCCTACGTTACAAGATGaagtttggagattggatagaatagcAAAGGATGGGGCATTGCATAAGAAATTGATTAAATCTGAAGTTGTAACCGTTGAAGATTTCCTTCGTGTTCTTGTTAAAGATCCACAAAGACTTAGAAAT ATATTAGGGAGCGGTATGTCGAATAGAATGTGGGAAAACACAGTGGAACATGCAAAAACTTGCGTTTTAGGAGGGAAGCTTTATGTATACTATTCTGATTTAGGTCACACAAGTGGAGCTATCTTTAACCATATTTATGAGCTAAGAGGTGTTATTGCAGATGGTCAATTCGTCCCGTTGGAATCACTCAGCCACAATCAAAAG ATTTCGGTAGATTCGCTTGTGAAACGAGCCTATGAGAACTGGAATCGAGTCATCGAATACGACGGGAAAGTATTAAATGCACTAACTTTTTCTGCGCCACCTGCTCATAACATGATTGAACATCCATTTATAAACCCGGATCCCGTAATGGGTGTTTCAACAAGCAGTCATCACCAGCCAGTAATATCAGGCAACACCGACTACGGGTCCACGGAAACATCATATGATGGGTCAGGAGATTGGTCGGACCCACAAGGACACAGGTTCGGAGACTCGTTCTCCGAAGAAGTCCGTATGAGGAGTTCagaaatgttggaaactgatgataTGCAAAAGCTACTTAGGAGCTTTGGGGTAGGACCCACAGGACCTAGTTATGGAATTTATGATGATGGGTCATACGGGTATAACGTTCCACCTGAACCGCAAGTGGGTCCCGTTTACACACAAGGACACGGGCGTGGCTCAGCAAAGGCGGTTGTTGGTTGGCTTAAATTGAAGGCTGCATTAAGATGGGGAATATTTATTAGGAAGAAAGCTGCTGAAAGAAGAGCTCAGTTGGTTGAGCTTGATTAA
- the LOC139868683 gene encoding uncharacterized mitochondrial protein AtMg00810-like has translation MKDLGPLNSFLGISVSRSSKGLFVTQEAYAKDIIERAGMLFCNPCATPVDTLGKQSSKLGTPYSKPTLYRSLAGALQYLTFTRPDISYAVQQICLHMHAPYTSHVHALKRIIRYFQGTIYIGLHITSSSSRDLVAFTDADLAGCPDTRRSTSGYCVYLGDNLLSWSSKRQPIVSRSSAEAEYRG, from the coding sequence ATGAAAGATCTCGGTCCTTTGAACTCATTCTTAGGAATATCAGTCTCACGCTCATCTAAAGGCTTATTTGTTACTCAAGAAGCTTATGCCAAAGATATCATTGAGCGAGCGGGTATGCTCTTTTGTAATCCTTGCGCTACACCCGTCGACACATTAGGGAAACAAAGTTCAAAACTTGGCACTCCATACTCAAAACCAACACTTTATCGAAGTCTAGCCGGTGCTTTACAATATTTAACCTTCACGCGACCGGATATTTCATACGCGGTGCAACAAATTTGCTTACACATGCATGCACCTTATACATCTCATGTCCATGCGCTCAAACGCATTATCCGATACTTTCAGGGGACTATTTATATTGGGCTGCATATAACATCTTCTTCCTCGCGTGACTTGGTAGCCTTCACCGACGCCGACTTGGCTGGATGCCCGGACACTAGACGATCGACTTCAGGTTATTGCGTCTATCTAGGCGATAATTTATTGTCTTGGTCCTCAAAGAGGCAACCCATTGTGTCTAGATCTAGCGCTGAAGCTGAATACAGGGGGTAG